The proteins below come from a single Phycisphaerales bacterium genomic window:
- a CDS encoding IS3 family transposase (programmed frameshift) — translation MKRSRFSEEQIIAILREQEAGQKTADVCRRHGISDATFYKWKAKYGGLEVSEAKRLKSLEDENARLKKLLAEAMLDNAMLKDIAFKKMVTPAARREAVAHLRAAHAVSERRACCVLAVDRSSVRYRSCRPDDGEVRERLRALSRERRRFGYRRLHLLLAREGIAMNHKKLRRLYREEKLQVRRRGGRKRALGTRAPLSLPDGPNQRWSLDFVSDALSNGRRFRILAIVDDFTRKCLALVADTSLSGQRVVRELDTLIWRRRARPQTIVSDNGTELTSMAVLRWSQDRAVEWHYIAPGKPMQNGFVESFNGRLRDECLNETLFASLGHARAVLGAWKEDYNTVRPHSSLGGRTPSEIAAQAGAGHALHLLAIPSTTSHQSMPGLYQ, via the exons CGATCTTGCGTGAGCAGGAGGCGGGTCAGAAGACGGCGGATGTATGCCGCCGACATGGGATCAGCGACGCGACGTTTTACAAGTGGAAGGCCAAGTATGGCGGCCTTGAGGTGTCCGAGGCCAAGCGGCTTAAGAGCTTGGAAGACGAGAACGCGCGGCTGAAGAAGTTGCTGGCGGAGGCGATGCTGGACAACGCCATGCTGAAGGACATCGCGT TCAAAAAAATGGTGACGCCCGCAGCGAGGCGGGAGGCCGTTGCCCACCTGCGTGCGGCGCACGCGGTGAGCGAGCGGCGGGCGTGTTGTGTCCTGGCGGTGGATCGGTCGTCGGTGCGCTACCGGTCGTGCAGACCTGACGACGGGGAGGTCCGTGAGCGCCTGCGGGCGCTCTCGCGCGAGCGGCGGCGGTTTGGGTATCGGCGCCTTCACCTGTTGCTGGCCCGCGAGGGGATCGCGATGAACCACAAGAAGCTCAGGCGGCTATATCGCGAGGAGAAGCTCCAGGTGCGTCGCCGGGGTGGGCGCAAGCGGGCGCTGGGGACGCGCGCACCCCTGAGCCTCCCGGACGGGCCGAACCAGAGATGGTCGCTGGACTTCGTGTCCGACGCGCTGTCGAACGGGCGGCGCTTCCGGATCCTGGCGATCGTCGACGACTTCACCCGCAAGTGCCTGGCTCTGGTGGCCGATACCTCGCTCTCGGGCCAGCGCGTGGTGCGGGAGCTCGACACCCTGATCTGGCGGCGGCGGGCCAGGCCGCAGACCATCGTCAGCGACAACGGCACCGAACTCACCAGCATGGCGGTGCTGCGCTGGAGCCAGGACCGGGCCGTCGAGTGGCACTACATCGCGCCGGGCAAGCCGATGCAGAACGGCTTCGTGGAGAGCTTCAACGGGCGCCTGCGCGACGAGTGCCTGAACGAGACGCTGTTCGCCTCGCTGGGCCACGCCCGCGCCGTGCTCGGCGCCTGGAAGGAGGATTACAACACCGTCAGGCCGCACTCGAGCTTGGGCGGCAGGACCCCATCCGAGATCGCCGCGCAAGCAGGTGCAGGGCATGCCCTGCACCTGCTTGCCATCCCATCAACAACAAGCCATCAATCGATGCCCGGGCTCTACCAATAG